TGATCTAATTAACGTTGTTGGTTATTTTTCCGAATCATGGCATGCACTTACGTACGAGATCAGATCATTGTACCACTTGattagtttgtttttattaacaaaaaaacagaGGCACATGATACCGACACGTACGGTTAACGACGCACAGCAAAAACAAGTGGAAAATTAACGATCAATAGTTAGTTACATAGAAAATTACTCtaaataagttttaaaaaattatttatgccAGATAATACGAAtcgaaaatgattatttacgaTTAAAACAGATTTATTGagacaaaaattaattattttcataaaaaataattaacaataacagaacaattttcttatactaaatttacaaaaaaaaaaaggataattcATAGCTAATTAACCTAATTGTGAAAAAATAagcatttaaatataaatatattaattaaaagggttattctttgtttttttaatacaaccgataattattaattcatttgacttgaAAGATTACAATACACACGCATGTTCGTATTCGTATCATGATAGATGCAGTACTTCTATATGCATGATAGATTCGGGTTGGCTGCAGCTTGCTTAATTGGTTGTTGcgccaattatatatattaatttaaccAAGCACTGACGTTCTTATCACGTCATGCAAACACAACCACGACTCACGAGTCATCCATATCCGGACAGGCCGTCCTAAATTAAAGCTCGACAAATCCTAAAATCATGCAGCCCAACATTACTGAATTGACAACGGCCATCTTTCTAGGTCATTACGTCGACTCTCAAATGTTCTCATGATGATCATGCATGGCCTACgagaaagaataaagaaaatggaagaaacaAAAAGTATACGTGCGAATGTCCCAACAAATTGATCAAAAGAATGCTTGAAAAGCCATTAAAACCGGGCAAGGAAACGTCAAACTAGACCAATACATATATGGacataattaaaaagtaattaacGATCTAGAATGCGTGTGGGGATCCTAAATATATAGCAAATTGACGAATTTGTGAAGTGACAGTTACATCACGTGAATCCTCCAATCATGATTCGTTCTAATTTATAAAGGAAAACCGTTAAATCGGTTGCATGCCCCAGATATCGTGCCATGCCTTCAGGGATGGGCCTCCATACAGTACTACTAGTATTAATACCAAATTCATGCAATGATtctttgcttctttttcttttctctaacCTTATCTTGCTGTGTACGTTCGTGCAAAGACTTTTATTGGGGGCCGGGTTTTCAATTCTCTCGCCTTTCACGGCAAATTCCTACTAGATCGAGAGAGATCACAGAGAGATCATCAGGTGTTCGTTCAAAGTTCCAATGACATTAATTCCACTATCTATCATCATGTGCACAAGCTGGGACATTATTTTTCTGCATGATCGAGTTTTATTGGTACTGTGCAGCCATGACCTTGCAGGCTGGAAATAGAGAACTGAATAAGACGCAATGTTTGAAAATAGAggactaaaaaatatatatccgtGATTGCAAAGTTACACCGATCACGCCATGTTCTTAGCAGTACTACTGATCCACTGATCATGACTGACCATTTGCAGGGCCTagctactagctagctagctagctacgtaCGTTCATGCACCCACTCCATAGATcgttaatttaattaaaaagacaaAACCCTTTCTCATTTTGATGAGGTCAGCTTCAGGAAATTAATTAGACCAGGCCAGGTTCGTAGCTTCGTACGTAACAAATTCAAAGATTTCCTGATCCTCCCTATCTAGCTCGTCTTTTATTTAcccaattaattattaatatatataaatatgtatatatctaGCTTCTGTTACACATGTGAGTTTGAATTATTGACACATATCTGATTTggataattaataatttgataattttcGACTTAATTTCCTTGATATGATCTTCCGGATTTGATTGAAATTAACCTTTTTGCTGCCTGAACTACCGAGCTAAGCCGTCAAATACCCAATTTGTTTTAACCAATTCAGCCGCATTatttggtaaaggaaaatgagtaaggttatatatacatacagtcGTATAaccgttttaaaaaataataaaatttaatattaaaaaattaatttatttttaaataaatttatttttatttatttattaaaaataattacacgccGTTACGTAATcaagaatataattataatttttaaaaattaatatctcTATACCATTTAtcacatataattattattattattttttattaaatatgtaataaattatgaatagaaaaatttatttaatttaataagaataaaacaaaaaataaatttgtcctCTTCGTTCGTTATCTCGCCTGTCACCTTGAAAGGGAGGCAACgtttttttattctcttaaaaaaaaaaaaaaaaagaagaagaagaagaagacaaaactaataatcaatCGCCGTCATGATAATAGTGATCTGCATCACATGCATGGTTGAATTGGTGGCAGATTTTCGGCCATATGCACTCCCTctttctatatttatatttatagattcTCATTTATCTGCAATTCCTCGACGTTGTCCCGTTTTAATAAACAAATAgtatttattctttataaaaaaaaatatagtatgcTGCCTAACTTTGTCTCATTATTTTAACCGtccatatattttaatttttttattaaataattacaaaattaatttataatatatttatatattttttattttttaaaaatatttaaatatattaaaaaatatttaaaacaataaGAAAAAACCTTTGTGCTAGCGGGCACACGCTAGCATTACTCATTCTTTATTAATGTTGAGGCTGATTTAGCATGaatttctatcattttttttcctaaacaccataaataattaattcacATTACAAAAAATGTGTGACATTAATATAGACAAACGTCTATTTCTAGCCATGCCCATGACTCCAACAGGTGCACATGAGATTGATTGCATAAAAAACAACAATTTCGtgccttcttttctcttttgtttcttcttttccgCCCAACCTTTTTCTTCACACTTTATTATGTCATCACGAATCTTAGACTAATTATCCAACTAAGGGAATTGAGTCGGCCCAGCTCGGAATCATAAATGGGCCAACTTGGATTGGATACCCAAATGACCAACAATTTAATGTGTGATAAAGTTCAATGGATCCCATCATGTCTTGGTCTTCGAAGCAAGGTGACGACCAAGACGTCAGTCTCTAACTTATCCAACCACTAACTACCACGTGTCAAACTAGTGTCCGAAAGTACGGACTTGAAAACTGACTCTTaactgagattgataaaaacCAGTTGGGTTCCGCACTGCCCGGTCAGACTCATCGGACAAAACGCAGGACAAGGGCATCCAAAGACTCAAATACAGTCTCTCTTTAGTCAAAGCCCATAAGAAATCCCTCTGAAGCTGCGAAGAAAATTGGATCGGTTTTTCTTCTCTGCAAGATAGTTTTtctgtctctttctctctctctcacacgcaCAAGTACACAAACATTTGGATCGAGGAAATTGCAAAATGTGAGGGATTTACAGCTTCACAAGACTTCGAAGCTCAGGTACACTTCGATTATTTTTAACACCTGTTTGGTTTCTAGGAAGATGAAAGACTGGaagtagaagaaaagaaaagggtttttgttggttttacttGTAGGCTAAGATGAGATTTCTAGTTGCTTTTAAGCTTGGTTTAGCGCAGTTAAAAAAATCTACACTTTGAAATTGttttttccacttttttttCCATGTTTTCTCAGTAACCAAACGGAGCttttaggctttttttttttttttttttttttttttttttttaatgtacgAAGAATGTTTACTTTCCTTTTTTAGTTTTAGGTTACGATAAGTTCATATTTCCTTTTGTTTCGACTTAAGTTGATTTCATAGTTACAGATTCGGCATTTTGACTGTCTTATAAGTTTCCAAGTTACATTGCAATGTACAAGATTAGGGATGCTATTGACACAATACTCAGTGATCTCGCTAAGAGAAGTTCTGAAATCTATGCATTCTAGTCTATGTTGGATTTAAAAGGTGAAAAAACAAGTATTAGGGTATCGTTAGTGTGGTAGGAGTATACATTCTAGTTCATTAATTCTGTCGGAATAGTGACACATGAATAGCTACACCAAAGTCTTTGGATGTACAATGAGATGGAGAATAGGGTTAGATATACATCCAGAAAAGACGAATGTGGTTATTTTAATCATATAgatatttatgttttatttacaGATTTCTGGACTATACATCTGATGCTTTTGTGAAATAAATTCAGCAGAATACGACGTAGCTAGGTTATGGACAAGATAATGACATGATGACACATAGTTGTATTAGAGTATCTGCTTATAACAACAGCATGAGAACATATTTGATCTGAAGTTAAATGTTTTCTGATAACGTAACTATGGTAATGCATGTTTAGTTCCGTAAGTGTTGTAAGCGAGCACAGTGACCAATTCTCCTTCCCATCTCATAGGAtggtataatattattttatatgtctGAGTTGTTGTATTTTCACTTTTCTTCAGGTTATAACAGTTGCATTGGTTGGCGTGGCTGGTCTGCTTTAAGAATCTGCAAACATCTTTCCTCCAAATCTCTTCAGAATTTATGGCTACTGCCGGTACAGCTCCTGCTTCAGCTGTTGGAAAACCATCAGGGGAGGCAATGATTGTTGACAAGCTCCCagaggaaatcaatgaaatgAAGATCAGGGATGAAAAGGTTGAAAAGGTTGGCTTGTCAAATATTTGTAGATTATGTTTTGTCTGTGTATTGTCggtattattattttctgtATGTAGTTTTTTTATTGCTAGTTTCTGTGTTGTAGGAAATGGAAGCAACAGTGGTAGATGGAAATGGAACCGAAACTGGACACATTATAGTAACCACAATTGGTGGTCGAAATGGTCAACCCAAACAGGTAGATATGTGAAACTACATAATCATAATTGCATCAGTTCTCTCTCATTGAGTAGTCCAGTTCAAGTCCCCTCAGGGCCAAGGGAGGTTTACCTGGCTGTTAACTTTAGGGCTCtgtgggattagtcgaggtgtgCACAAGATGGCTTGGACATCCAcggatattaaaataaaaaaaaagtagtggGTGGAGAGAGAATACCATGCATGCCTCATGAAAATGAGTCATTTTCTAACAAAGTCAAGAGGCCACTTGTAAGAGACAATAAAACCCAATGTCTTTATCTTGAAAACTAAATCAGAAAGGAAACAACACTGATAACTGTGGGGATCAACCTGTCATGAGAAGATCATGCTGATCTGATGCTATATGTTGTTTGTGAAATTCACTGTATTctctagaatatatatttatatacacctACCAACAATTTTTCCAGTCTTTCAGCTTTTAGATTTGATGTGAACTTTTAGCCTCTTAACCTGGACAAGCAAGTATGCTAACAGATATGAAGACAAAACGTTGCAGATACTAATTTGTGGAAGTTGGGTGTGTGAGTTAATTTGTGGAAGTCAAATACTTACGTtgctttaatttttctaatgttTGCCACAGACCATAAGTTACATGGCGGAGCGTGTTGTTGGACAGGGCTCATTTGGTATTGTGTTTCAGGTGATACTTTAATTGCCAATAATGAATTGCTATagtgattgttgatattttGGTTAAGGTTTTGGGTAAGATCATGAATTTGAAGCTTCACACGTTTCATTTTGCAGGCCAAGTGTCTAGAAACTGGAGAAACTGTTGCAATTAAGAAGGTCTTGCAGGATAAGAGATATAAGAACCGTGAATTGCAAACAATGCGCCTTCTTGATCATCCTAATGTTGTGTCACTAAAACATTGCTTCTTCTCAACCACGGAAAAGGATGAGCTCTATCTCAATTTGGTGCTTGAATATGTACCTGAGACAGTATATCGTGTAGCAAAGCACTACAGCAAGGCAAATCAGCGGATGCCCATGATATACGTCAAACTCTATACATATCAGGTTCTCTCTGCCaccttttcctctttttttagGATGTGGGGGAGGAGGCTTGGAGTGCTGTCATTTTAAACGTGATATTTGCTCTAATTTGTAATGAGATTTTTTAGCAATGATTTGTGATTATCCAGCGCAAGAAAGCTAAGAAGTTAATTAAAGTAAGAGGTCGGGgggaaaagcaaaaaaaagaaaaaaagggggaGGGGCAAATGTCAACAAGTTCAAGAGTCAAAGAGTTACAACTGTATTGTTTAAACTGAGCAAAACCTcattttcttggttttttttttttttttaaatctatgaaAACTACCaaatatattttcagtttggttcTAGATGCTCTTTGGTTACCATTTTTGTTTGATTAGAGAAAGTTGGTGAATTTTACTTAATATAACGATCATAATTGCCTTAATAAATTCCCCTTCCCTGTAGCTAAATCCAGATAAATTGTGACTTCCCCCATGACTGTTCATCTTAATATATAAGTGGTGCATTTAAGCATCCATTTTACACACTTTGATGGAAATGTGGTGGTTGTTAAAGCAGACATTTGTGGAAGATTGCTACACGTCCCAATCATGAGCATGCCCATATAGgtacaatataaaaaacaatatatatatctatatatatttcctcCTTATTTTAGATCACTTTATACTTGGTGATAATGAGGACAGAACCTAAGAGGTACCTGTGAGATATTCTGCCACTAGATCAAAGTctcttttcatatttattatttttatgtttgggGACTATTTGATGATCACTAGAAAACCTGTTAGCATGTACTGACTATCCTATGATTTATTAATGCCTAATTGATTTTGGCAGATATGTAGAGCTTTGGCATATATTCATGGAGGCATAGGCGTATGCCACAGGGACATAAAGCCTCAGAATCTACTGgtttgtatttgaatattgGGGATTTTTCCTTTTAGGGATTGGATCCTGTTACCAATACAAGCTTGTGTTGCAGGTTAACCCCCATACTCACCAGGTCAAGCTATGTGATTTCGGAAGTGCAAAAGTTCTGGTAGTATTTTGTTGCTTTGTCTCGACTTCATAATGTCATATGTATAGCCATTTTTTATTAGCTTAGTTTTTGAGAGAGATGCTTCCCCATGATGTCAATGATGTTCCCTCTGGTCGGCCTTAATTTTATGCACTCTTGACTATTAACTTGACCTCTCTTTGATTGATTGATCCCTTGCTCTTTTATTTAACATCTGGAACAGGTAAAAGGTGAGccaaatatatcatatatttgttcCCGTTATTATCGAGCACCTGAACTTATATTTGGAGCAACTGAATACACTACTGCAATTGACATCTGGTCTGTGGGTTGTGTTCTTGCTGAACTGCTGCTCGGACAGGTTctctacaaaagaaaaaaaaaatattaatatctaCCTGtgacttctttttttccttttggtctCACCAAATGTATAGCAGGGACTGATTGTAAactgttttccttttcttttttctttgggcCACCCAAATTTTATAGCCTCTCTTTCCTGGTGAAAGTGGAGTTGACCAGCTAGTTGAGATTATTAAGGTAAGATATCCTCAGCCTTTTGTGCAATAGAAAGGTGCATTTTTATCAGTGGATGAACTCAAAAGTTGTGATCATTtagcttttttaaatttaacatgATCAAATATCCTTTTCTTGAATTAGGTGCTTGGTACACCAACTCGTGAGGAAATCAAATGTATGAACCCAAACTATACGGAGTTTAAATTCCCACAAATCAAGGCCCACCCCTGGCATAAGGTGAATCCTTGGCCTCTGTTCCACGATCTCTGCTAATTTTTTGCATGATACTCGTAGATTCAACTGACAGTGTTCTTTTGAACACAGATATTCCACAAGCGCATGCCCCCAGAAGCAGTAGATCTTGTCTCGAGGCTTCTTCAGTACTCTCCGAATCTGAGGTGCACTGCCGTAAGTATTTCCCATTTGCTCCTCCTTATGTCCTAATGCAAGTGAAGGATAAAGATTGATATTGtggattatttttttccaattagCCATTCAGTTCGTTATGTGGAAACCCTCCTTTGCACTGTTCGAATGGCTTGGCTTGTAAAGCCAGTGGGTGTGATTTCTACTCGATAATATACATCTCGTGCTTCTTGATCTAAAAGCTGAGCATTTTTTTGAATgagcaatcaaaatgatttcctTTACATGCCCATGGTGTTTGAAGGTGAAAATCATACCCGCTGGGATGCTACCATCTCAGAAAATGGGTCCTGCTGCTAAGATTTTCATGAATAATTCCTTGCACgtttcttaaattttagattATGATCCTACACTCACATTTTGTACTTCTTTGAATTCTATGTAAGAGCTAAAATATGCTACTTAACGATTTGCAGTAGAAAGAAAAACATAGATATATATTACTTCCATGGTGAAAGAAACTTgctgctaattttttttttaacttctctcAAAAATAAACTTGCTGCTAATTTGAGTTCACCATCTATCAATCGAAGTGATCATTTGTTATATATCTTTTGCAGTTAGAGGCCTGTGTCCACCCATTTTTTAATGAACTTCGTGATCCTAATACCCGTCTTCCTAATGGACGTCCCTTGCCGCCTCTCTTTAACTTCAAACCTCAAGGTTCTTCTCTCTTTTGTacctcaattcttttttttttttctttttgatcagTACTTCTCAGTGGAACTTTTGCATTAAATAACCAAGCTAATCCGTTATATATAATGTGGTATGAACGTTGGGGGTCACATTTGCAGAGCTGAAAGGAGCAACTTTGGAGCTTCTGTCCAAACTGATACCAGAGCATGCCCGGAAACAATGCCCTTTCCTTGCTTTGTAGACACTGTAGAATGAAACGCTGAATGGATGTAATGATTGTAAGATTGTATGTATCACGTTTGTCCTGCTTGCTTTCTGCAGGAATTAGTGCTGCCGCGATTGTTATTATAtgtactttttcaactttcaagtACTTGATTGACTATCCATGCCTGCTACTATTTTTCCTTTTGCCTGTGGACACAGTACACTATGTAAAACACTCGAGGGTGATTATTAGCCGATCGTGTCTGTAATCATAAAGTAATAACTCAATGTACAGTtgcttgctctctctctctctctctcacggttGTAGACTTTTGTCTTTCTTCCATGGAGATGCATACCATTTGAGGGTAGGAAAGTGGTGCTGGGAGCTGAGAAAAGCTTCAAGATGAAGTTCTATTTATCATAATGCATGCCTCGTCGCATGGATTGTTTACTTGTTTTCCAAATGGTTTGTCTACCGCCTCAGCTTCTATTAGGAGTAAAACGCGTATGGTGCTTTAATCGTTGTCTTAAATGTCCCGTTAATTAGCCCAGCTGTCTCGTGACTCTCGCTCTTTTTCCCTTTACGAGGAGGTGCTCGTGAGTCGTAAATCGTATTCTTAGAACCTGGATTCTTCCCCATTTTGTCTCATTTAGCTATACAGTgcaatgagatattttataaaaagtaaataaaatattgttataatataatttttttaatattaattttattttaaaattttataaaaattaaattatttattatattttatgtgagaatttaaaaaatttataataattatattagacGATATAGATTAGTATTTACTATTTGATAACCAAATTAGGAATTTTGGACaaggataaatttattttgtccAGTCATGCTTTTAAGTAAATTTGAGCGAGTAATGCTATACAACCTCTTAAATTCTAtacaacatttttcttttcaaaattttaaattttttttagtttattctttttaaattaattcaatttttctattcattattcatatattaaatatttg
This is a stretch of genomic DNA from Carya illinoinensis cultivar Pawnee chromosome 3, C.illinoinensisPawnee_v1, whole genome shotgun sequence. It encodes these proteins:
- the LOC122302602 gene encoding shaggy-related protein kinase epsilon isoform X2; this encodes MATAGTAPASAVGKPSGEAMIVDKLPEEINEMKIRDEKEMEATVVDGNGTETGHIIVTTIGGRNGQPKQTISYMAERVVGQGSFGIVFQAKCLETGETVAIKKVLQDKRYKNRELQTMRLLDHPNVVSLKHCFFSTTEKDELYLNLVLEYVPETVYRVAKHYSKANQRMPMIYVKLYTYQICRALAYIHGGIGVCHRDIKPQNLLVNPHTHQVKLCDFGSAKVLVKGEPNISYICSRYYRAPELIFGATEYTTAIDIWSVGCVLAELLLGQPLFPGESGVDQLVEIIKVLGTPTREEIKCMNPNYTEFKFPQIKAHPWHKIFHKRMPPEAVDLVSRLLQYSPNLRCTALEACVHPFFNELRDPNTRLPNGRPLPPLFNFKPQELKGATLELLSKLIPEHARKQCPFLAL
- the LOC122302602 gene encoding shaggy-related protein kinase epsilon isoform X1, coding for MATAGTAPASAVGKPSGEAMIVDKLPEEINEMKIRDEKVEKEMEATVVDGNGTETGHIIVTTIGGRNGQPKQTISYMAERVVGQGSFGIVFQAKCLETGETVAIKKVLQDKRYKNRELQTMRLLDHPNVVSLKHCFFSTTEKDELYLNLVLEYVPETVYRVAKHYSKANQRMPMIYVKLYTYQICRALAYIHGGIGVCHRDIKPQNLLVNPHTHQVKLCDFGSAKVLVKGEPNISYICSRYYRAPELIFGATEYTTAIDIWSVGCVLAELLLGQPLFPGESGVDQLVEIIKVLGTPTREEIKCMNPNYTEFKFPQIKAHPWHKIFHKRMPPEAVDLVSRLLQYSPNLRCTALEACVHPFFNELRDPNTRLPNGRPLPPLFNFKPQELKGATLELLSKLIPEHARKQCPFLAL